From a single Columba livia isolate bColLiv1 breed racing homer chromosome 19, bColLiv1.pat.W.v2, whole genome shotgun sequence genomic region:
- the MIGA2 gene encoding mitoguardin 2 isoform X2: MAFRRTEGMSIIQALAMTVAEIPVFVYTTFGQSVFSQLRLSPGLRKVLFATALGTVALALAAHQLKRRRRRKKQIAPEKCGFKPGGITVPILPTRRVSSVKKGYSSKRVQSPGSKSNDTLSGISSIEPSKHSSSSHSLVSMVAVNSSSPMPASAGMWEAQAMGDAGAIGDCSAESLYIQGMELFEEALQKWEQALTIRQRDSASTSTPVPWDSKKQQESMAENIPEESQKREFAEKLESLLHRAYHLQEEFGSSLPSDSMLLDLEKALMLPLTDGSLRLRTDDEDSSISEDSFFSAAELFDSLQFEEMPFHLSKPAAAYEEALQLVKEGKVACRTLRTELLGCYSDQDFLAKLHCVRQAFQELLEDESNQLFFGEVGKQMVIGLMTKAQKNPKAFLESYEEMLRYALKQETWPTTQQELEGRGVVCMSFFDIVLDFILMDAFEDLENPPSSVLAVLRNRWLSDSFKETALATACWSVLKAKRRLLMVPDGFISHFYSVSEHVSPVLAFGFLGPKQQLSEVCSFFKHQIVQYLKDMFDLDNVRYTTVQSLAEDILQLSRRRSEILLGYLGTETSPEMNGTLPAENELLEELV, translated from the exons ATGGCATTTAGAAGGACAGAGGGAATGTCCATCATCCAGGCCTTGGCAATGACCGTGGCGGAGATCCCCGTGTTTGTCTACACAACGTTCGGGCAG TCTGTCTTCTCTCAGCTGCGGCTCTCTCCAGGCCTGCGTAAGGTGCTGTTTGCTACAGCTCTTGGGACAGTCGCGTTGGCTCTTGCAGCTCATCAGCTGAAGCGTCGTCGCCGTCGAAAGAAGCAGATCGCTCCGGAGAAGTGTGGCTTTAAGCCTGGAGGGATCACAGTGCCCATTTTGCCAACCAGGAGGGTCTCCTCTGTGAAGAAAG GATACTCCAGCAAGAGAGTCCAGAGTCCTGGCAGCAAGAGCAATGACACACTCAGCGGGATTTCCTCCATCGAGCCCAGCAAACATTCCAGTTCCTCCCACAGCCTCGTCTCG ATGGTAGCAGTCAACTCTTCCAGTCCAATGCCAGCATCAGCGGGGATGTGGGAGGCCCAGGCGATGGGAGATGCTGGAGCCATTGGTGACTGCAGCGCAGAAAGCCTCTACATTCAAG GCATGGAGCTGTTTGAGGAGGCGCTGCAGAAGTGGGAGCAGGCGCTGACCATCAGGCAGAGGGACAGTGCCAGTACCAGCACCCCTGTGCCCTGGGACAGcaagaaacagcaggagagcaTGGCTGAGAACATCCCAGAG GAGTCCCAGAAAAGGGAGTTCGCCGAGAAGCTGGAGTCCCTCTTGCACCGAGCCTACCACCTCCAGGAGGAGTTTGGGTCTTCGCTGCCGTCGGACAGCATGCTGCTGGATCTGG AGAAGGCTTTAATGCTTCCGCTGACGGACGGGTCGTTGCGGCTTCGGACGGATGATGAAGACAGCTCAATTTCTGAGGATTCCTTCTTCTCTGCAGCAGAG CTCTTTGACTCTCTCCAGTTTGAGGAGATGCCATTCCACCTCTCTAAGCCAGCAGCAGCATACGAAGAAGCTCTGCAGTTAGTGAAAGAAGGGAAAGTTGCGTGCCGGACGCTGAG GACAGAGCTCCTGGGCTGCTACAGCGACCAGGATTTCCTCGCGAAGCTGCATTGCGTCAGGCAGGCCTTCCAG gagctgctggaggatgAAAGCAATCAACTGTTTTTTGGGGAGGTTGGGAAACAAATGGTGATAGGACTGATGACAAAAGCTCAAAAG AATCCCAAAGCTTTTCTGGAAAGCTACGAGGAGATGCTGCGTTACGCACTGAAGCAAGAGACCTGGCCGACCactcagcaggagctggagggaaGAGGG gtggtGTGCATGAGTTTCTTTGATATTGTGCTGGACTTCATCCTCATGGATGCTTTTGAGGACCTGGAGAACCCCCCATCCTCCGTGCTGGCCGTGCTGCGCAACCGCTGGCTCTCCGACAGCTTCAAGGAGACG GCTCTAGCAACCGCCTGCTGGTCagttctgaaagcaaaaaggagGCTTTTGATG GTACCAGATGGCTTTATCTCTCATTTCTACTCCGTATCGGAGCATGTCAGTCCTGTTCTAGCCTTTGGTTTTCTGGGGCCCAAGCAGCAGCTATCTGAAGTCTGCAGTTTCTTCAAG caccAGATAGTACAATATCTGAAGGACATGTTTGATCTGGACAATGTGAGATACACAACAGTGCAGTCGTTGGCAGAAGACATTTTGCAGCTGTCGCGGCGGCGCAGTGAGATCCTCCTGGGATATCTGGGCACTGAGACTTCTCCCGAGATGAATGGAACGCTGCCTGCTGAAAACGAGTTACTGGAGGAGCTCGTCTGA
- the MIGA2 gene encoding mitoguardin 2 isoform X1, translating into MAFRRTEGMSIIQALAMTVAEIPVFVYTTFGQSVFSQLRLSPGLRKVLFATALGTVALALAAHQLKRRRRRKKQIAPEKCGFKPGGITVPILPTRRVSSVKKGYSSKRVQSPGSKSNDTLSGISSIEPSKHSSSSHSLVSMVAVNSSSPMPASAGMWEAQAMGDAGAIGDCSAESLYIQGMELFEEALQKWEQALTIRQRDSASTSTPVPWDSKKQQESMAENIPEEESQKREFAEKLESLLHRAYHLQEEFGSSLPSDSMLLDLEKALMLPLTDGSLRLRTDDEDSSISEDSFFSAAELFDSLQFEEMPFHLSKPAAAYEEALQLVKEGKVACRTLRTELLGCYSDQDFLAKLHCVRQAFQELLEDESNQLFFGEVGKQMVIGLMTKAQKNPKAFLESYEEMLRYALKQETWPTTQQELEGRGVVCMSFFDIVLDFILMDAFEDLENPPSSVLAVLRNRWLSDSFKETALATACWSVLKAKRRLLMVPDGFISHFYSVSEHVSPVLAFGFLGPKQQLSEVCSFFKHQIVQYLKDMFDLDNVRYTTVQSLAEDILQLSRRRSEILLGYLGTETSPEMNGTLPAENELLEELV; encoded by the exons ATGGCATTTAGAAGGACAGAGGGAATGTCCATCATCCAGGCCTTGGCAATGACCGTGGCGGAGATCCCCGTGTTTGTCTACACAACGTTCGGGCAG TCTGTCTTCTCTCAGCTGCGGCTCTCTCCAGGCCTGCGTAAGGTGCTGTTTGCTACAGCTCTTGGGACAGTCGCGTTGGCTCTTGCAGCTCATCAGCTGAAGCGTCGTCGCCGTCGAAAGAAGCAGATCGCTCCGGAGAAGTGTGGCTTTAAGCCTGGAGGGATCACAGTGCCCATTTTGCCAACCAGGAGGGTCTCCTCTGTGAAGAAAG GATACTCCAGCAAGAGAGTCCAGAGTCCTGGCAGCAAGAGCAATGACACACTCAGCGGGATTTCCTCCATCGAGCCCAGCAAACATTCCAGTTCCTCCCACAGCCTCGTCTCG ATGGTAGCAGTCAACTCTTCCAGTCCAATGCCAGCATCAGCGGGGATGTGGGAGGCCCAGGCGATGGGAGATGCTGGAGCCATTGGTGACTGCAGCGCAGAAAGCCTCTACATTCAAG GCATGGAGCTGTTTGAGGAGGCGCTGCAGAAGTGGGAGCAGGCGCTGACCATCAGGCAGAGGGACAGTGCCAGTACCAGCACCCCTGTGCCCTGGGACAGcaagaaacagcaggagagcaTGGCTGAGAACATCCCAGAG GAGGAGTCCCAGAAAAGGGAGTTCGCCGAGAAGCTGGAGTCCCTCTTGCACCGAGCCTACCACCTCCAGGAGGAGTTTGGGTCTTCGCTGCCGTCGGACAGCATGCTGCTGGATCTGG AGAAGGCTTTAATGCTTCCGCTGACGGACGGGTCGTTGCGGCTTCGGACGGATGATGAAGACAGCTCAATTTCTGAGGATTCCTTCTTCTCTGCAGCAGAG CTCTTTGACTCTCTCCAGTTTGAGGAGATGCCATTCCACCTCTCTAAGCCAGCAGCAGCATACGAAGAAGCTCTGCAGTTAGTGAAAGAAGGGAAAGTTGCGTGCCGGACGCTGAG GACAGAGCTCCTGGGCTGCTACAGCGACCAGGATTTCCTCGCGAAGCTGCATTGCGTCAGGCAGGCCTTCCAG gagctgctggaggatgAAAGCAATCAACTGTTTTTTGGGGAGGTTGGGAAACAAATGGTGATAGGACTGATGACAAAAGCTCAAAAG AATCCCAAAGCTTTTCTGGAAAGCTACGAGGAGATGCTGCGTTACGCACTGAAGCAAGAGACCTGGCCGACCactcagcaggagctggagggaaGAGGG gtggtGTGCATGAGTTTCTTTGATATTGTGCTGGACTTCATCCTCATGGATGCTTTTGAGGACCTGGAGAACCCCCCATCCTCCGTGCTGGCCGTGCTGCGCAACCGCTGGCTCTCCGACAGCTTCAAGGAGACG GCTCTAGCAACCGCCTGCTGGTCagttctgaaagcaaaaaggagGCTTTTGATG GTACCAGATGGCTTTATCTCTCATTTCTACTCCGTATCGGAGCATGTCAGTCCTGTTCTAGCCTTTGGTTTTCTGGGGCCCAAGCAGCAGCTATCTGAAGTCTGCAGTTTCTTCAAG caccAGATAGTACAATATCTGAAGGACATGTTTGATCTGGACAATGTGAGATACACAACAGTGCAGTCGTTGGCAGAAGACATTTTGCAGCTGTCGCGGCGGCGCAGTGAGATCCTCCTGGGATATCTGGGCACTGAGACTTCTCCCGAGATGAATGGAACGCTGCCTGCTGAAAACGAGTTACTGGAGGAGCTCGTCTGA
- the MIGA2 gene encoding mitoguardin 2 isoform X3, whose amino-acid sequence MAFRRTEGMSIIQALAMTVAEIPVFVYTTFGQLRLSPGLRKVLFATALGTVALALAAHQLKRRRRRKKQIAPEKCGFKPGGITVPILPTRRVSSVKKGYSSKRVQSPGSKSNDTLSGISSIEPSKHSSSSHSLVSMVAVNSSSPMPASAGMWEAQAMGDAGAIGDCSAESLYIQGMELFEEALQKWEQALTIRQRDSASTSTPVPWDSKKQQESMAENIPEEESQKREFAEKLESLLHRAYHLQEEFGSSLPSDSMLLDLEKALMLPLTDGSLRLRTDDEDSSISEDSFFSAAELFDSLQFEEMPFHLSKPAAAYEEALQLVKEGKVACRTLRTELLGCYSDQDFLAKLHCVRQAFQELLEDESNQLFFGEVGKQMVIGLMTKAQKNPKAFLESYEEMLRYALKQETWPTTQQELEGRGVVCMSFFDIVLDFILMDAFEDLENPPSSVLAVLRNRWLSDSFKETALATACWSVLKAKRRLLMVPDGFISHFYSVSEHVSPVLAFGFLGPKQQLSEVCSFFKHQIVQYLKDMFDLDNVRYTTVQSLAEDILQLSRRRSEILLGYLGTETSPEMNGTLPAENELLEELV is encoded by the exons ATGGCATTTAGAAGGACAGAGGGAATGTCCATCATCCAGGCCTTGGCAATGACCGTGGCGGAGATCCCCGTGTTTGTCTACACAACGTTCGGGCAG CTGCGGCTCTCTCCAGGCCTGCGTAAGGTGCTGTTTGCTACAGCTCTTGGGACAGTCGCGTTGGCTCTTGCAGCTCATCAGCTGAAGCGTCGTCGCCGTCGAAAGAAGCAGATCGCTCCGGAGAAGTGTGGCTTTAAGCCTGGAGGGATCACAGTGCCCATTTTGCCAACCAGGAGGGTCTCCTCTGTGAAGAAAG GATACTCCAGCAAGAGAGTCCAGAGTCCTGGCAGCAAGAGCAATGACACACTCAGCGGGATTTCCTCCATCGAGCCCAGCAAACATTCCAGTTCCTCCCACAGCCTCGTCTCG ATGGTAGCAGTCAACTCTTCCAGTCCAATGCCAGCATCAGCGGGGATGTGGGAGGCCCAGGCGATGGGAGATGCTGGAGCCATTGGTGACTGCAGCGCAGAAAGCCTCTACATTCAAG GCATGGAGCTGTTTGAGGAGGCGCTGCAGAAGTGGGAGCAGGCGCTGACCATCAGGCAGAGGGACAGTGCCAGTACCAGCACCCCTGTGCCCTGGGACAGcaagaaacagcaggagagcaTGGCTGAGAACATCCCAGAG GAGGAGTCCCAGAAAAGGGAGTTCGCCGAGAAGCTGGAGTCCCTCTTGCACCGAGCCTACCACCTCCAGGAGGAGTTTGGGTCTTCGCTGCCGTCGGACAGCATGCTGCTGGATCTGG AGAAGGCTTTAATGCTTCCGCTGACGGACGGGTCGTTGCGGCTTCGGACGGATGATGAAGACAGCTCAATTTCTGAGGATTCCTTCTTCTCTGCAGCAGAG CTCTTTGACTCTCTCCAGTTTGAGGAGATGCCATTCCACCTCTCTAAGCCAGCAGCAGCATACGAAGAAGCTCTGCAGTTAGTGAAAGAAGGGAAAGTTGCGTGCCGGACGCTGAG GACAGAGCTCCTGGGCTGCTACAGCGACCAGGATTTCCTCGCGAAGCTGCATTGCGTCAGGCAGGCCTTCCAG gagctgctggaggatgAAAGCAATCAACTGTTTTTTGGGGAGGTTGGGAAACAAATGGTGATAGGACTGATGACAAAAGCTCAAAAG AATCCCAAAGCTTTTCTGGAAAGCTACGAGGAGATGCTGCGTTACGCACTGAAGCAAGAGACCTGGCCGACCactcagcaggagctggagggaaGAGGG gtggtGTGCATGAGTTTCTTTGATATTGTGCTGGACTTCATCCTCATGGATGCTTTTGAGGACCTGGAGAACCCCCCATCCTCCGTGCTGGCCGTGCTGCGCAACCGCTGGCTCTCCGACAGCTTCAAGGAGACG GCTCTAGCAACCGCCTGCTGGTCagttctgaaagcaaaaaggagGCTTTTGATG GTACCAGATGGCTTTATCTCTCATTTCTACTCCGTATCGGAGCATGTCAGTCCTGTTCTAGCCTTTGGTTTTCTGGGGCCCAAGCAGCAGCTATCTGAAGTCTGCAGTTTCTTCAAG caccAGATAGTACAATATCTGAAGGACATGTTTGATCTGGACAATGTGAGATACACAACAGTGCAGTCGTTGGCAGAAGACATTTTGCAGCTGTCGCGGCGGCGCAGTGAGATCCTCCTGGGATATCTGGGCACTGAGACTTCTCCCGAGATGAATGGAACGCTGCCTGCTGAAAACGAGTTACTGGAGGAGCTCGTCTGA
- the MIGA2 gene encoding mitoguardin 2 isoform X4 has protein sequence MAFRRTEGMSIIQALAMTVAEIPVFVYTTFGQLRLSPGLRKVLFATALGTVALALAAHQLKRRRRRKKQIAPEKCGFKPGGITVPILPTRRVSSVKKGYSSKRVQSPGSKSNDTLSGISSIEPSKHSSSSHSLVSMVAVNSSSPMPASAGMWEAQAMGDAGAIGDCSAESLYIQGMELFEEALQKWEQALTIRQRDSASTSTPVPWDSKKQQESMAENIPEESQKREFAEKLESLLHRAYHLQEEFGSSLPSDSMLLDLEKALMLPLTDGSLRLRTDDEDSSISEDSFFSAAELFDSLQFEEMPFHLSKPAAAYEEALQLVKEGKVACRTLRTELLGCYSDQDFLAKLHCVRQAFQELLEDESNQLFFGEVGKQMVIGLMTKAQKNPKAFLESYEEMLRYALKQETWPTTQQELEGRGVVCMSFFDIVLDFILMDAFEDLENPPSSVLAVLRNRWLSDSFKETALATACWSVLKAKRRLLMVPDGFISHFYSVSEHVSPVLAFGFLGPKQQLSEVCSFFKHQIVQYLKDMFDLDNVRYTTVQSLAEDILQLSRRRSEILLGYLGTETSPEMNGTLPAENELLEELV, from the exons ATGGCATTTAGAAGGACAGAGGGAATGTCCATCATCCAGGCCTTGGCAATGACCGTGGCGGAGATCCCCGTGTTTGTCTACACAACGTTCGGGCAG CTGCGGCTCTCTCCAGGCCTGCGTAAGGTGCTGTTTGCTACAGCTCTTGGGACAGTCGCGTTGGCTCTTGCAGCTCATCAGCTGAAGCGTCGTCGCCGTCGAAAGAAGCAGATCGCTCCGGAGAAGTGTGGCTTTAAGCCTGGAGGGATCACAGTGCCCATTTTGCCAACCAGGAGGGTCTCCTCTGTGAAGAAAG GATACTCCAGCAAGAGAGTCCAGAGTCCTGGCAGCAAGAGCAATGACACACTCAGCGGGATTTCCTCCATCGAGCCCAGCAAACATTCCAGTTCCTCCCACAGCCTCGTCTCG ATGGTAGCAGTCAACTCTTCCAGTCCAATGCCAGCATCAGCGGGGATGTGGGAGGCCCAGGCGATGGGAGATGCTGGAGCCATTGGTGACTGCAGCGCAGAAAGCCTCTACATTCAAG GCATGGAGCTGTTTGAGGAGGCGCTGCAGAAGTGGGAGCAGGCGCTGACCATCAGGCAGAGGGACAGTGCCAGTACCAGCACCCCTGTGCCCTGGGACAGcaagaaacagcaggagagcaTGGCTGAGAACATCCCAGAG GAGTCCCAGAAAAGGGAGTTCGCCGAGAAGCTGGAGTCCCTCTTGCACCGAGCCTACCACCTCCAGGAGGAGTTTGGGTCTTCGCTGCCGTCGGACAGCATGCTGCTGGATCTGG AGAAGGCTTTAATGCTTCCGCTGACGGACGGGTCGTTGCGGCTTCGGACGGATGATGAAGACAGCTCAATTTCTGAGGATTCCTTCTTCTCTGCAGCAGAG CTCTTTGACTCTCTCCAGTTTGAGGAGATGCCATTCCACCTCTCTAAGCCAGCAGCAGCATACGAAGAAGCTCTGCAGTTAGTGAAAGAAGGGAAAGTTGCGTGCCGGACGCTGAG GACAGAGCTCCTGGGCTGCTACAGCGACCAGGATTTCCTCGCGAAGCTGCATTGCGTCAGGCAGGCCTTCCAG gagctgctggaggatgAAAGCAATCAACTGTTTTTTGGGGAGGTTGGGAAACAAATGGTGATAGGACTGATGACAAAAGCTCAAAAG AATCCCAAAGCTTTTCTGGAAAGCTACGAGGAGATGCTGCGTTACGCACTGAAGCAAGAGACCTGGCCGACCactcagcaggagctggagggaaGAGGG gtggtGTGCATGAGTTTCTTTGATATTGTGCTGGACTTCATCCTCATGGATGCTTTTGAGGACCTGGAGAACCCCCCATCCTCCGTGCTGGCCGTGCTGCGCAACCGCTGGCTCTCCGACAGCTTCAAGGAGACG GCTCTAGCAACCGCCTGCTGGTCagttctgaaagcaaaaaggagGCTTTTGATG GTACCAGATGGCTTTATCTCTCATTTCTACTCCGTATCGGAGCATGTCAGTCCTGTTCTAGCCTTTGGTTTTCTGGGGCCCAAGCAGCAGCTATCTGAAGTCTGCAGTTTCTTCAAG caccAGATAGTACAATATCTGAAGGACATGTTTGATCTGGACAATGTGAGATACACAACAGTGCAGTCGTTGGCAGAAGACATTTTGCAGCTGTCGCGGCGGCGCAGTGAGATCCTCCTGGGATATCTGGGCACTGAGACTTCTCCCGAGATGAATGGAACGCTGCCTGCTGAAAACGAGTTACTGGAGGAGCTCGTCTGA